In Quercus robur chromosome 11, dhQueRobu3.1, whole genome shotgun sequence, the sequence AAAgagctcttcttcttcttcctttctcctttttctaACTGAAGAGTGAAGAGTACCAATAGTGCATAACCAAAAGATACTTTTACCatcttttaaaagaaattagtacactcttttattattttaatgaaatatagtttaatttaattttgaataagaTATTGGCCTGTGATTAGGCCAAAAAAACAGTATTCAGATTCACATGTTTCTcgagattttttttcccaagtacTCTTTTATAACTAATAATTTATCAACCATtgtttagttttaatttgaacaagATATAGGCTATGATTAAGCAAAACAAAGTATTCATATTCAcatgtttcttgattttttaaaaacaagtaAGGAAAGAAGATTTTAATCAAAGTTCTCTCCATGAAGAAAACCAAACAATGCCACTAACTCATAAGAATCTTGATTGTTCTGGTTCTCTAAGACTTAAAGTATGCTTGACATCAGTTTTTAGCATTAGTTTTTTACCTTTTatatacagttttttaaaacttaatgtattttttcactttttttcacttttttaagGTACGAGTATACTTTAGtacactttcagcaaaaaattttaataaaaaactagataaattattctcaaataAACACTTTAATATAAGTTCTAGGGTGTTCTTTttacttcttctctctctttctctttctgtATGTACTTTCTGTATTACATAcagttcttatttatttttcagataCTAGACTGCAAAATATACTTGTCCACCATTAAATACGGAATAATGTCTCCCAAAATAATAGAAGTTGCaatattcaacatttttttaatgattttcttGGAGATGGTAGCTGACTTGCACATGGCTCCAACTTTTCcaacaaaactctctctctctctctctctctctctctcaaaatagtACCATTTAATTTATTATGCATACAAAATAAAAGCTCACCAAGCCTAGGAGCCCACTTGGAAGCATAGATATATCACTATCAGTAACTGAGACAGGTTCTACTTGGTCATAAACTATCTTCCTCtcattttcaaatgaaaataacTACTATTCTCCCATTCTATGAGGCTAGCAATCAAATGGGCTTTTCTTTGATTCCCAACGAGGTGATATATATACAATACATGAGTCAATTTACCATTCATTCCACTAGGACACTATCACAATAGCATCTTGTTCATTGTATTCAACTAACCAGTAACTTTGCTTCTTTTAATTTAATCatagtataaaataataaattgaccCGTATTTAGAGTCTTAGACCCCATATATTTTCACCATATGATCTTCTTGCCTACCCTATTCTATATATCCTGGTCATCTATGACCATCAACTGACTGAACATCTGCAccacaaaaatattataatttatcttTAACAATCGTTGATGTGATTGTAATCGAAGTGATATCATTTTTACATGACTAATATTAATAGGGATTTAATAATGTGTACTCTTAGGGTATatattagtaaaccattttaggaaacTTTTAATGAAAAAACGAAACAGTAATTCACTATATTATAACATATCACTTCAACAGTTATAAAAAAGATCgttaatttttgtagttttaaacTTGTTCAAATggaatagaaaaagaagaagacgaagaaaaatagaaagagattaGATTTTAGATGTCAtcaactataaatatatatattactgttGTAATCCAACTAACAGAGACAggatttaacccaaaaaagaaaaagaaaatctacccaagaagtaaaacaaaataaaagggtTGCACTAGTTTCTAGTGAGAAGCGGCCACTAGTACTCTTGGACAAGAGGTTAATCTTGGGTTGGCTACAAATCTCGAAGAGAAGGAGTAAAAGTGATGGTAATCTTCATCCAACAAGCTCCCACATCCAGTGCTATCAAAGTTGAGAGAATAGCTCAATGGATCATATCGACATTGGAATGAACTCTGTCGACTTGTGGTGGCACGTAGACCTTTGCTACGTCTCTTTAGTTTCTTCACTAGTTTGGCAAGACAAGAACAATGTGATGATGAGGCATTGCGTGCTAGGCAAGTGGCTGACACGGCCGTGTTGGCCACAGCGGTGGTGATGGTACTGGCGGTGGTCGTGGCGGCTATGGTTGTGCCACCGGGTTCGCAACCacttttggtggtggtgggacTAGTGTTCTTTGGCCACCAATGGAGCCACATTATTTGTGtcatgtctctctctttctttctctctagaTGTGTTACAAAGTAAAGTTGTGAAAGTGAGCAAGAAGTACAATTAGAGATGTGGAAGTGAGTATCCAAAGAGTTTCTttgaatgtatatatatagggaaTTGGGGGAGCTAAAATGTTTCACGCGTCAAAGGGGTAgtcaaagaaaattttatagattccacctaaaagttaaaagtggattattttattttatattttattttgttttgttatttacAACTAAAAAAGAAGATTAGAAGAACAAGAAAGATTAAACTTTTGATGCAAATCCAAATGTGAACGGCTTCGTTGCACTTGATAACACTTTAGAGACCCAGTTGCATCATCATCCACGAGACACAGAAAACTATGCAAAACCTAGTTTATTGGCAAACCTTAATTAGTTTAGTTACTagctttatatatgtttcttaATTTCGACCCCTAGTTGGATGTGGAGCTAGTCATCTTACTAGATAAAAGGTAGGaaataattacaaattaacTCCCTATGGTTTGAACTATTTTCTTGTTGCTTACCCAGTTTATAAAGTATTATTTTGTCTATTTATCCACCTCATTCCCAttgttaataataaataaacaaactagctagataaatcaaaatttaaaaagggtttttggaaaaaaaattttgtggaagCTTTGCTCTACCTTGAACACTAAAATCTGCATAGCGGGATAAAATCCTCTTTGAATGTCAAGCTCTTGCTCCGCCTTTGACATTGAAATTGGTGGATAACGTATTATCATCCCCAAAAGTAATTACTTCTTTCATGATAAGAATTATTAATCTCAATGAATtcgtttgaatgattttttttttgttattgttcaaattcataATGTGTGAATGATTAATATGGATATTCATGTTATCttacttgaaaaaaattattactctTATTTGAAGTCTGCCTCCTCACCAGGTTTAGTTTTGGAAGTCGTATTCCCTAGTTTAcatttaagaagaagaaaaataatcaccTCTGAACTTTATCTCCAATATTGGTTTAAATGACATTTCAACTCAAATTTATagtgttttgattttaattattgCAACCATCACACCTTTATGTAGGTCGATATCTCCTCACGCATTaagtgcttaaaatttcaaTGGAAATCATAAGTTTGAGCTGTTAAGACTCAAGACAACATATTAGTAAATAGTATTTCTCACcatccttgaaaaaaaaaatttattgcaaaatcTCTTCATAGCAATAGCTTTAGCTAGAAGCAAAATTCTTGAACTAAAAATAACTTCTTGTTTgggagaaattaaaaattactttCTTTGATAATTGAACAATGAACACTTTTCCTAATGTAACAAAATCATTAATTTCATTTAACATGCTTAATCTCAATTTAATCTAAAAGTGGGTGCTGGTAACAACGAACTTGACTGACGAGGGTATTATTTACcttgtattattatatattctttgataaatttcagtttaataacaaaataaagacaagaaatatatttacaaaaattggaaaaaaaaaaaaaaaaaaaagtcacccCTGCACTTGTTTCTGGTTGGGTGACAATTATGACAAAATTACTATGGCCCGTACGGTTTGGTAAGAGCACTGTAGCTTTGGTTTTCAAAATAACGGgaaaattgtgatttaaaaagtgTACTAAAACATGTCTTTTGAGTacttataatgtaaaaaaaatgtgtttggtaacatatttttgtaacattcttttaaaactaaaaacacaaaattgggAGAGTATTTGGTACATGCacttaaacaacagtttttaaacattacacgtattttcatacattttttcactacacatattttcaaaaaatataaacaacgttactaaaaCAATATTACCAATCAGGCCATGCATATTTGGTAtgagtttttatatatatatatatagaaaaagtgTACATACACAACCATGAatagtgtaaaataatttattttattgaagagagagaaaactccCTCTTGAATATCAACCGCtattataactttttttgttctctttcttcctcttcctctcatCCCATCTCCTCACTTTGTTCTCTCTTcattgtctatatatatatatatatatatatatatatatatatatatataggttttactaatgtatgctCTTAAAGTATATGTTACTAATGTATTCATTCCTATTGAGGGTCAACTATAATTTAACTTAGGCTACAATCTCTCATGTTCCATTTATTGGCGTGGTGTGATATAATTGTTACCATGATTTAGAAGATTTGGAGATTTAAATGGGATATTATGAGGAGCAATGTGTGATAGTTGGAAGTTGATAGGAAGATCTGAAAGATTAATGTTGAATTGAGAGAACGCTGAgtggatttgagagagagagatagtggTGAGATGTTGATTTGGGACAGATTTGAGATGAGCATTTGATAGAGAAATCTTGTCTAAAGCAtgaaggaaagagagaaaaaaaaaagcagttgtgttttgtcaaatCAATTGactattttatccaaaaaaaaaatcaattgactATGTGCGAGTTCCACGGTTTTTACAATATTTACCATTATGCTATTCATAACTGTAACTTAAGTGTTGAATACACCTCCTTATGGTTCTCTAAATACATGTTTTAAGCTACCTATATTGAGCACTACAATCTAAATATCCTTGTAAGAATTCCCCTACCAAGCAATTCACTTCAAAGTGGACCCcataatttttagcatttaattGATTTAGGTTTCTCTATCGCTAAGAAAGATGGTTCTCCCCCTTTCTTAGGCAGTAGAATTCTCGTACCTTCCTGTAAGGTTTCTTCTCCCCTCTCATGACAGAATCACGTGTAGGGCTTGTGGTTCTATTTTTCTGGAGTTTTGGGGAACAatattcttgttttcttctctccCTAATCTTGGTCGgtttcaatttttcttctttcttttctttctatagGTTGTGTTCTTATGGAGGATCTCACAAGGCATGGAACTGTTTATCTCTGTCTGAAAGGAAAGGTGATGATTTATGTTTCAAAAAAGATAGGTGCTCCAAAGAATATATCATAGCAGCTCAATTTCTCACTAAGCGTGCACTGAATATGGAGGCGGTAGCAAAGACTTTCTAGCCGCTTTGGAGGGCAGATAATGGATTTATGGTGAGCAAGGAAGGATCCCATAAGGCTCTCCTTGTTTTTGATAATAAGGAGGATGTTGATCGTATTCTCTCCGGTGAACCCTAGAGTTTCGACAAATATTTGGTGGTTCTCGAAAGGTATGAAAGACAAACTCCCCTtgatgatttgaaatttgacaagGTGACCTTTTGGGTTCAAGGACACAACATCCCAATTGGTTATAGGAATAAATCAGTCGTTGAAGACATCTGTGAGGTAACTGGTCAAGTGGATAGATCAACAAGGGTCTCAGACAATGAGGGAGGCAGTTATATTAGAGTAAGGGTCACTGTGGATTTTTGTCAACCACTTTGTCGTGGGAGGATAGTCACCTTTGAGGAAGGAGGAAAAACATGGGTAAGTTTCAGGTATGAACGCTTACCTAACATCTGTTATTGGTGTggttgttttgatcatggtgaTAGGGACTGTGACATCTGGATCCAAAGTAAGGGCACCCTCAGAGTAGAAAATCAACAAATTGGTTCTTGGATTAGAGCCATTCAGTCGGGCCTGGCAAAGAAAAGTGTAGTCCAGGTATTTGGGTTCTATGAGGATAGGGTGGAAAATATGTCTACACGGCAGCAGAGGGAGACGAAATCTAGTCCGGTGGCAGAGACGATGCAAAAGTCAAAACCAATGTCCTTACCCGATAAGGAAACATCTGATATGGAAGCGGATTTTGAGGTTTTCTAGAattcaaaaccccaaaattcCACGTCCATGAATGGCAACACTAACTCTATCCCCTAGGATCATGAAAATAAGGGAGAGTATTTCACACAGTAATTAAGGGAGATAGACAAGGAACTCAGGAGTTATGAGGATCCCCCAACTTCTGGTATTGCCAAGAATGAGGCacctcaaaaggaaaattccCAGACTTTTGACATGGAAAAGTTAAGGTCTGAGCTGGCACCCACCCAGAATACGTCACAGACCCCACCACAGGTGAATCAATCACTCAGGTCTCATGCATTTACACTCCATGACGTGACAAATTTTTCCCATGCTCCCATACACGTAGAGAACCCACCAGACAAAATGGAAGCGTCTTGTACGTGATTCTGTTGGCACAACACCCACCCAAGAAGATTCTGTTGGTTCGAAGCATCCCATTGATATGGTTGTTGATCTTAGTAAGTTACCATGCAAGAAAATTCTGGTTTCACACGAGAATAAAGAAAACTTTCAGATAATGGCGGAGGCTGTTTCTTAGCCCCGCCAAATGCAATGAGTTGCATTGTTTGGAACTAcagggggcttgggaaccaactAACAGTTCAAGAGCTTGCGGATGTGGTGCAGGCAAAAGCTCCCGCAGTCGTGTTCTTAGCCAAAACATTGGCAAACAAAGCAAGGCTAGAGTATGTGAAAGATCGGATTCGTTTTGACAAGAAGTTTTTTGTTCAGAGGATAAACAAAGGTGGAGGTTTAGTGGTTTACTGGAAGAATGACATTTTAGTTGATGTAGTTTCCTCTTCTTTGAACCATATTGATATGGTCatcaataaaaactcaaaggCAGTTTGGCGGTTTATAGGCTTCTACAGTGAGCCTGAGACACATAAATGGCATGAGTCATGGGACCATCTTCGTTGTTTACACCAACTAAACTTGTTACCTTGGCTGTGCACCGGGGACTTCAACGAGATTGTTAAGCAATCAGAGAAGCTTGGAGGGTGAGTAAGACCGCATGGACAGATGCAATTGTTCTGTGACGTGCTAGATGAATGCGAGTTTATGGACATAGGCTTCAAGGGCCCTCCCTTTACTTGGAGTAAACATTACAGCAATGGGGTTTCAATATAGGAAAGGCTAGACAGAGCGGTGGTCTCCTACGAATGGTTTGTGAAATATCATGGTACTCGGGTTCACCATGTGGACAGCACAACTTCTGATCATAAGTGTCTGTGGATAGAGCAGTCGGAATTGGATTGTTTAATGAGGAAAAGAGTGTTTAGATTTGAACAAATGTGGTTAGGCGACAAGGGTTGTGGAGAAGCTATGGAGGGAGTTTGGCAGGCTAGATACGACGAGGAAGGGAACACAAGGGTGATTCGGAAAGTTGAAAACTGCAAAAAAGCACTAACAAGATGAAGCTGAAACTGTTTCGGCAACGTTAGGAGAGagttggagaaaaaaagaaaggaacttATACGGGTAGAGAACATGGCACTTCAGGGAGGGAATTTGGTCAGACTTGTAGAGCTAAAAAAGGAGATTAATTCCCTTATggacaaagaagaaagaatgtgGCGTCAAAGGTCACGTACCATGTACCTAAAAGACGGAGACTGAAACACCCGCTTTTTCCATTGTTAAGCAACACAGAGGCGGCGTAGGAATCTCATTATTGGGATTAAAGATCAAGCAAATATCTGGTGTACCAAACCAGACCAAATTTCGGCCATTTTCCTTGCTTACTATCAACAATTATTTTCATCCTCCAACCCAGTAGCTTCGGTGGCAAACTTGGATTCCATTCCACAGATTGTCACAGAGGATATGAATGAGTGTTTGATTGGTGAATTTCATGCTTGGGAAGTTGAATTGGCCTTGAAGCAGATGGTGCCACTCAAAGCGCCTGGGTTGGACGGGATGCCTCCACTGTTTTACCATAATTTTTGGGAGTTGGTAAGAGGTGATGTAATTCaagatatattgtgttttttaaattCAGGTTCTCTACCAAAGTCTCTAAATCATACATTCATCACTTTGATTCCTAAGACAAAAAATCCAGAGAATGTTACTAAGTTCAAACCCATTAGCCTCTGTAATGTGttgtacaaatttttttcaaaagttcttGCAAATAGATTGAAGAGAGTGCTTCCGAATATTATCTCAGAACATCAAAGTGCCTTCCTAAAAGGTTGTCTTATTACAGATAATATCCGAGTTGCTTGTGAAACACTACACTATATGAAGAATCACAATTCTGGTAATTCGGCGTTCATGGCTCTCAAACTCGATATGAGTAAGGCCTATAACCGGGTTGAGTGGTCTTTCTTGAAAGTGGTGATGACACAAATGGGCTTTAATGACCGGTGGGTGGCTTTAGTCATGGAGTGTATTACCTCAGTTACTTATTTTCTGTTGATCAATGGGGAACCTTTTGGAGAAATAAAACCGAGTCGTGGTATATGTCAAGGTGATCCTCTATCACCCTATCTATTCTTGCTATGCTCGAAGGGTCTACACCGGATGATCCAAAAAGCAGCTAAAAGAGGTGACATTCAGGGAGTTTCTATTTGTCGCAATGGCCCTAAACTAACCCGCCCCCCTTTTTTTTGCAGACGATAGCCTCTTGTTTTGCAGAGCTACCATTCATGATTGTCAAAAGGTGATGGATATTCTATCTTCTTATGAGAAGGTGTCGGGGCAGAAGTTGAATAGAGACAAAACAGCTCTCTTCTTCAGCAAATCTACCTCAGGTGACATGCAAAGGCAGATTATGGGAGCCCTTGGAGTAACCGAGTTGAAGCAATATGAAGAATATTTGGGTTTGCCAACCATGGTGGGTAGGAATAAAAGAGCAAGCTTTGACCAATTGAAGCAAAAGGTTTGGAGAAGGTTACAGGGTTAGGAAGGCAAGCTTTTGCCTCAAGTCGGAAGGGAAGTTCTAATCAAATTAGTCATCCAGGCAATACCTACCTACACGATGAGTTGTTTTAAACTCCCCATCACTTTATGTCATGAAATTAAGACCCTCATTAGGAAATTTTGGTGGAGACAAAGAGGAGATGGGAGGAAAGTACACTGGGTGAAGTGGGAGGACATGTGTCAACACAAAGATCAAGGGGGAATGAGTTTTAAAGACCTAACAATGTTTAACGAGACGATGCTTGCTAAGTTAGCTTGGAGATTACTCCACGATGACAACTCTTTGTTCTATAGAGTGTTTAAGGCCAGATTTTTTCCTAGAGGTACTATCCTAGAtgcaaaggactcatcctcggCTTCATATGCGTGGAAAAGTATTCTAAAAGGCTAGGAAGTTATTTTAAAAAGGGGCACTTTAGAGGGTGGGAGATGGGAAGCAGATAAGGATATGGGGAGATAGTTCACTGCCATCAAAATCCTCAGCCAAAATATCAACTCCAGTTCTGTTTGGACATGAAAATTCGTGTGTGGAAGTTCTAATAAATCCAATGACTAGAAGACGGAGGATTGAAATTATTGATCATGTGTTCACTGTGCAGGAAGCAGAGATTATCAAGAACATTCCTCTGAGTTCTACAAACCAATTGGACAAACTGATTTGGCCGTTCACTCCCTCGAGCAACTACTTAGTAAAATTGGGTTACCGATTTTTAAATGAGAATTCGGAGCAATCTCAGAGTTCAGTTCAAGATACAGCCTTTTGGAAGAAAGTATGGGGTATGGAGGTCCCTAGCaagattaaaaattttgtatggaGAGCTAGCAAAGAAACACTGCCTGTCAAGAAGAATCTGTGTCGCAAGAAGATTACACAAGATGGTCAATGTGAAACCTGCAAAGCGGGAGAAGAAGATTGCTCACatgcccttttcttttcttctgatGTGCAGGTTATGTGGAATATGGACCCCTAATGGAGATGGGTCACGGAGATTAAAGGCAGTGGCGTCAAGGAGATTTTCAAGCGAGCCTTTACAAAGAAGTTAGACGCTGCTCTCTTGGCTTCTATGAGCTGGACTGTGTGGAATCGTCGAAACAAGATTTGTTTCAAGGAAACAGCTTGCCCTTTGGATCAGATACATACTCTGTCCAAAGACCGAAAAACAGAGTTCCAGCTCCTTCATCCCGTTGTAGGAAAGCTGCAGCACAAGAATCACACCAAATGGAAGCCATCGGACCGTGGGACCTACAAAGTGAACTATGATGATGCTACCTTTTCCTAGCAAGAGAAAGTCGGAGTTAGCGTCGTTATCAGAAATGACGAAGGAGCAATTATGGTGTTACTGTCGCAATAACTACCACTCCCAACAACGGTGGCTCAGGTCGAAGCACTAGTAGCAAGGAGAGTCGTGGAATTTGCACTAGAAATTGGTATCATCAACGTCGTCATTGAGGGAGACTCAGAATCTATTTGCAGGGAACTCTAAGACCCAAGTCCTTCTCTAGCCTTACATGGTCACTTGCTACAGGACATTAAAATTTTGTCTAATTCTTTTCATCATGCCAGTTTTTCTCATGTATGCCGTGAAGGGAATACTGTTGCTCATGCATTGGCTAGATGGGCAATTAATAAGCCTAATTTAACTgtctggatggaagatgtaccaCCAGACATACACCATATTGTCTAGGCTGATTCAGCcttatttgattaataaaataagtatgcttcattctaaaaaaagtaaaagaaaaaaaaaagcatttaaaTCACACAAAAGAGTTTTCAAATGAccttaccaaacgggccctataCTTCTTTTTTACAGCATTGGTAGTTTCTGCTTTGGTCATATTCATTAGTCACTGCCAAATGCCAACCCTCATACACCATTTCAAGAAAGTATCAACAAGAAATTCTTGTTAAAATAGTACTAGtactttaaatattaattttatcaagcaaaagtaaaatatatatatatatatatatatatatttatttgactGTGATGAGTTTCTTAAAAcctagttttctttttcttctgaaTTTATTAAATCCtagttaaaacaaaaataatcctCACTTAAAAGGGATGCTAATGTATGAAGTAGTGATTGATACTTTTATATTTGGAAGAGAATGAACACTAGTAAGAATGTAAGATAggttattataaattaattctAACAAAATACATTATCTCTAGAATTAACATTTGCAAGTTTCTATaggtatgtaaaaaaaaaaattcaacaattcattgtaattcttaatttttttttcaattactaTCATTTCTAATAATAAAACTCCATGTTTAGCTATATTTAAGAATTATAATGAATTTAACCTTTTGGACTCTAAAtcaaacatttaaaattaaacaattgaaaacttaacaggaaaacaaaaaatgctttagttccaaagaaaaaatatttctacaATTGCATATATTATTCAACTATAAATCTAACTTATTGTTCATAAATCaaagcaaataaaa encodes:
- the LOC126704741 gene encoding uncharacterized protein LOC126704741; protein product: MSCIVWNYRGLGNQLTVQELADVVQAKAPAVVFLAKTLANKARLEYVKDRIRFDKKFFVQRINKGGGLVVYWKNDILVDVVSSSLNHIDMVINKNSKAVWRFIGFYSEPETHKWHESWDHLRCLHQLNLLPWLCTGDFNEIVKQSEKLGGLKRVLPNIISEHQSAFLKGCLITDNIRVACETLHYMKNHNSGNSAFMALKLDMSKAYNRVEWSFLKVVMTQMGFNDRATIHDCQKVMDILSSYEKVSGQKLNRDKTALFFSKSTSGDMQRQIMGALGVTELKQYEEYLGLPTMVGRNKRASFDQLKQKEAEIIKNIPLSSTNQLDKLIWPFTPSSNYLVKLGYRFLNENSEQSQSSVQDTAFWKKVWGMEVPSKIKNFVWRASKETLPVKKNLCRKKITQDGQCETCKAGEEDCSHALFFSSDVQVMWNMDP